One segment of Bradyrhizobium sp. WD16 DNA contains the following:
- a CDS encoding elongation factor G, with protein sequence MGHDVRSPRGPRCIALVGPFQSGKTTLLEAILARTGALAKAGTVDAGTSFGDSSPEARAHRMSVALTAATTTFMGDNYTFLDCPGSVEFAHDMRAVLPAIDAAVVVCEADERKLPQLQIILRDLEDLGIPRFLFLNKIDKADQRISDALALLQPASRQPLVLRQIPLWNGNLIEGFVDLALERAFVYREHMPSEVVALESGDLDREKEARFTMLERLADHDDRLMEQLLEDVPPPRDAVFDDLARELREGLICPVLLGSAARENGVLRLMKALRHECPGIDATAQRLGVEAVGKDAIAYVLKTVHLQHGGKISLARVLAGRLEDGAMLQTARGTSGRVSGMTAPSASGEAKRSSAEVGDVVALGKLDQIHTGDTLSSGKTAPAAIAEIEPLPPALATAVAAPDRKDDVKLGQALARLADEDPSLVVQHDPLSHEMVVWGQGEMHLRVALERLRERFGVAVKQHTPPVGYLETIRKHATQRGRHKKQSGGHGQYGDVLLEIRPLPRGSGFTFEEKIVGGAVPRNYIPAVEDGVRDALTRGPLGFPVIDVAVTLVDGSYHTVDSSDLAFRTAARGGVSEALAQCQPVLLEPIDEVEIVCPSDATARINAILSGRRGQILSFDTRDGWTGWDTVRAMMPEAEIGDLIVELRSATAGSGGFTRRFDHMAEVTGRAADQIIAAHRTAA encoded by the coding sequence ATGGGACATGACGTCAGAAGTCCCCGAGGTCCCCGGTGCATTGCACTGGTGGGACCCTTCCAAAGCGGCAAGACCACTCTTCTCGAAGCCATTCTCGCGCGCACAGGCGCGCTCGCAAAGGCAGGCACCGTCGACGCTGGTACGAGTTTCGGGGATTCGTCCCCAGAGGCGCGCGCTCATCGCATGAGCGTTGCGCTCACCGCAGCCACCACGACTTTCATGGGTGACAACTATACTTTCCTCGACTGTCCTGGGTCGGTCGAGTTCGCGCACGATATGCGTGCGGTGCTGCCGGCCATCGACGCCGCGGTGGTGGTGTGCGAAGCCGACGAACGCAAGCTGCCGCAGCTCCAGATCATCCTGCGCGATCTTGAGGATCTCGGCATCCCGCGCTTTCTGTTCCTCAACAAGATCGACAAGGCCGACCAGCGGATCAGCGATGCGCTGGCCCTGCTGCAACCCGCCTCGCGTCAGCCGCTGGTGCTGCGTCAGATCCCGCTCTGGAACGGCAACCTGATCGAGGGCTTCGTCGATCTCGCGCTGGAACGCGCCTTCGTCTACCGCGAGCACATGCCGTCCGAGGTGGTCGCGCTCGAGAGCGGTGATCTCGATCGCGAGAAGGAAGCGCGCTTCACCATGCTGGAGCGTCTGGCCGATCACGACGACCGCCTGATGGAGCAGTTGCTGGAGGATGTGCCGCCGCCGCGCGATGCGGTCTTCGACGATCTCGCGCGGGAATTGCGCGAGGGCCTGATCTGTCCGGTTCTGCTGGGTTCGGCGGCGCGCGAGAACGGTGTGCTGCGGCTGATGAAGGCCCTGCGCCACGAATGTCCCGGCATCGACGCCACCGCACAGCGGCTCGGTGTCGAGGCCGTGGGCAAGGACGCCATCGCCTATGTGCTCAAGACCGTCCATCTTCAGCACGGCGGCAAGATCTCGCTGGCGCGGGTGCTGGCCGGCCGGCTCGAAGACGGCGCCATGCTGCAGACGGCGCGCGGCACCAGCGGTCGGGTTTCCGGAATGACCGCGCCGTCGGCGTCGGGCGAGGCCAAGCGCAGCAGCGCCGAGGTCGGCGACGTCGTTGCGCTCGGGAAGCTGGATCAGATCCACACCGGCGACACGCTGTCGTCGGGCAAGACCGCGCCGGCAGCGATCGCCGAGATTGAACCGTTGCCGCCGGCGCTGGCGACCGCGGTCGCGGCGCCCGATCGCAAGGACGACGTCAAGCTCGGCCAGGCGCTCGCCCGGCTGGCCGACGAGGATCCTTCGCTGGTGGTGCAGCACGATCCGCTCAGTCACGAGATGGTGGTTTGGGGGCAGGGCGAGATGCACCTGCGCGTCGCCCTTGAGCGGTTGCGGGAACGTTTCGGCGTCGCCGTCAAACAGCATACTCCTCCGGTCGGCTATCTGGAGACGATCCGCAAGCATGCGACCCAGCGCGGCCGTCACAAGAAGCAGTCAGGTGGTCATGGGCAGTATGGCGACGTGCTGCTCGAAATCCGTCCGCTGCCGCGCGGCAGCGGTTTCACCTTCGAAGAAAAGATCGTCGGCGGCGCGGTGCCGCGCAACTACATCCCCGCGGTCGAGGACGGGGTTCGCGACGCGCTGACCCGCGGCCCGCTCGGGTTTCCGGTGATCGATGTCGCAGTGACACTGGTCGACGGCTCCTATCACACGGTGGATTCCTCCGACCTCGCCTTCCGCACCGCGGCGCGGGGCGGCGTGTCCGAGGCCCTGGCACAATGTCAGCCCGTGCTGCTGGAGCCGATCGACGAGGTGGAGATCGTCTGCCCCAGCGACGCCACCGCGCGGATCAACGCCATTCTGTCCGGACGGCGCGGACAGATTCTGTCCTTCGACACCCGCGACGGCTGGACCGGCTGGGATACGGTGAGGGCAATGATGCCCGAGGCCGAGATCGGTGACCTGATTGTCGAATTGCGCTCGGCGACCGCCGGCTCGGGCGGTTTCACGCGGCGCTTCGATCACATGGCGGAGGTGACGGGTCGGGCAGCCGACCAGATCATCGCGGCGCATCGCACCGCGGCCTGA
- a CDS encoding shikimate dehydrogenase, whose translation MTSAPAACLIGWPVAHSRSPLIHRYWLKTLGIAGDYRAEAVAPEAVTAFVSTLRERGYVGANVTIPHKKRVLELAAPDGRARAVGAANTLWFEDDRLRATNTDVEGFIHNLDAAAPSWNSGGTALVLGAGGSSRAVIFGLLERGVRRVHVANRTLVRGVELAVLFGDRVEAIGWEDIDRVMPHADLLVNTTSLGMVGQPPLDIALDALPGNTVVADLVYAPLVTPLLAAARARDLRTADGLGMLLHQAVRGFSLWFGTTPRVTAELRALVEADLTKA comes from the coding sequence ATGACCTCCGCTCCGGCCGCCTGCCTGATCGGCTGGCCGGTGGCGCATTCGCGCTCGCCGCTGATCCACCGCTACTGGCTGAAGACCCTCGGCATCGCCGGCGATTATCGCGCCGAAGCGGTGGCGCCGGAGGCGGTGACGGCATTCGTCTCCACGCTGCGCGAGCGCGGTTATGTCGGTGCCAATGTCACCATTCCGCACAAGAAGCGTGTGCTCGAACTCGCTGCGCCCGACGGGCGCGCCCGCGCCGTGGGTGCCGCCAATACGCTGTGGTTCGAGGACGACCGGCTGCGCGCCACCAATACCGACGTCGAAGGTTTCATTCACAACCTCGATGCGGCGGCACCCTCCTGGAACAGCGGCGGCACGGCCCTGGTGCTCGGCGCCGGCGGTTCGTCCCGCGCCGTGATCTTCGGCCTGCTCGAGCGCGGTGTCCGGCGCGTCCACGTCGCCAACCGCACGCTGGTGCGGGGCGTGGAGCTCGCCGTGCTGTTCGGCGATCGCGTCGAGGCGATCGGCTGGGAGGACATCGACCGCGTGATGCCGCACGCCGATCTTCTGGTGAACACCACGTCGCTCGGCATGGTCGGGCAGCCGCCGCTCGATATCGCGCTCGATGCGCTGCCGGGGAACACAGTCGTCGCCGATCTCGTCTACGCGCCGCTGGTGACGCCGCTGCTCGCCGCCGCCCGCGCGCGCGATTTGCGCACCGCCGACGGGCTCGGCATGCTGCTGCACCAGGCCGTGCGCGGCTTCTCGTTGTGGTTCGGAACCACACCGCGAGTGACGGCGGAACTTCGCGCGCTGGTCGAGGCCGATCTCACGAAAGCTTGA
- a CDS encoding SulP family inorganic anion transporter produces the protein MTALSSRFIDLFTPKLVTVLRENYRLPDLRADALAGLTVAIVALPLSMAIAIASGVTPDRGLTTAIIGGFLVSVLGGSRFQIGGPAGAFIVLVAATVTHHGVDGLILATLIAGLVLLVAGFAQLGTYIKYIPYPVTVGFTSGIAVIIFVSQIKDLLGLTLAGGEPGDIIPKLKALVAAWTSFTPQAFGLSLLAVGVIVAVRRWRPHWPGLLIAVALVTVVAWAFALPVDTIGSRFGGIPRGLPAPHLPDVSLDKIVAVLPAALSFALLGSIESLLSAVVADSMSGRRHRSNCELVAQGAANIASALFGGICVTGTIARTATNVRSGARGPVAGMLHSAFLLLFMLVAAPLASYIPLAALAGVLATVAWNMAEHHAFTTLVRASRGDAVVVLATFFLTVFRDLTEGILAGFGISALLFLHRMAQTVEVQNLPALVEEDRPDQDQGKPRTRYDTAYATDRDVVVYRISGAFFFGTAASVAMALEAIAEHPKAYVIDLSAVPVLDSSAAATLEGFVRQAVRRHTRIYFAGARAPVRLALQMHGVRQPPVRFVASLEAAVALAHANLPDLIAEDDHLAGPQPVA, from the coding sequence CTGACTGCCTTGTCCTCGCGTTTCATTGACCTCTTCACGCCCAAGCTCGTCACCGTCCTGCGCGAGAATTACCGTCTGCCCGATTTGCGCGCCGATGCTCTGGCCGGGCTCACGGTCGCCATCGTCGCGCTGCCGCTCTCGATGGCGATCGCGATCGCCTCCGGCGTCACGCCCGACCGCGGGCTCACCACCGCGATCATCGGCGGCTTCCTGGTTTCGGTGCTGGGCGGCAGCCGCTTTCAGATCGGCGGTCCGGCCGGCGCCTTCATCGTCCTGGTTGCGGCGACCGTCACCCATCACGGCGTCGACGGTCTGATCCTCGCCACCCTGATCGCGGGCCTGGTGCTGCTGGTCGCGGGCTTCGCCCAGCTCGGCACCTACATCAAATACATTCCCTATCCGGTGACCGTGGGCTTCACCTCCGGTATCGCCGTGATCATCTTCGTCAGCCAGATCAAGGATCTGCTCGGCCTGACGCTGGCCGGCGGCGAACCCGGCGACATCATCCCCAAGCTCAAGGCGCTCGTTGCCGCCTGGACGAGCTTCACGCCCCAGGCTTTCGGCCTGTCGCTGCTCGCCGTCGGCGTCATCGTCGCGGTGCGCCGCTGGCGGCCGCACTGGCCGGGACTGCTGATCGCGGTGGCGCTGGTCACAGTGGTGGCCTGGGCTTTCGCCCTGCCGGTGGACACGATCGGGTCGCGCTTCGGCGGCATTCCGCGCGGTCTGCCAGCGCCCCATCTGCCTGACGTTTCCCTCGACAAGATCGTCGCGGTGTTGCCGGCGGCGCTATCCTTCGCGCTGCTCGGCAGCATCGAAAGCCTGCTTTCCGCCGTGGTCGCCGACAGCATGAGCGGCCGCCGCCATCGCTCGAATTGCGAGCTGGTGGCCCAGGGCGCCGCCAACATCGCTTCGGCGCTGTTCGGCGGCATCTGCGTGACCGGCACCATCGCCCGCACCGCGACCAATGTGCGCTCGGGTGCCCGCGGTCCAGTCGCGGGCATGCTGCATTCGGCATTCCTGCTGCTGTTCATGCTGGTCGCGGCGCCGCTGGCGAGCTACATCCCGCTCGCCGCGCTGGCCGGCGTGCTGGCGACGGTGGCCTGGAATATGGCCGAGCACCATGCTTTCACCACGCTGGTGCGCGCTTCGCGCGGCGATGCCGTGGTGGTGCTGGCGACCTTCTTTCTGACCGTCTTCCGTGATCTCACCGAAGGCATCCTCGCCGGTTTCGGCATCAGTGCGCTCCTGTTCCTGCACCGCATGGCCCAGACCGTCGAGGTGCAGAACCTGCCGGCGCTGGTGGAGGAGGATCGTCCGGACCAGGACCAGGGCAAGCCGCGCACCCGCTACGACACCGCTTACGCCACCGACCGAGACGTGGTGGTCTACCGGATCTCCGGCGCGTTCTTCTTCGGCACCGCGGCCAGCGTCGCCATGGCGCTGGAAGCGATCGCCGAACATCCCAAGGCCTATGTCATCGATCTGTCGGCGGTGCCGGTGCTGGATTCCAGCGCTGCTGCGACGCTGGAGGGCTTCGTCCGCCAGGCGGTCCGGCGTCATACCCGGATCTATTTCGCCGGGGCGCGTGCCCCGGTCCGCCTCGCGCTGCAGATGCACGGCGTCCGCCAGCCGCCGGTCCGCTTCGTGGCGAGCCTCGAGGCGGCGGTCGCCCTGGCCCACGCCAACCTGCCCGACCTGATCGCCGAGGATGATCACCTCGCAGGCCCGCAGCCCGTCGCCTGA
- a CDS encoding DUF5666 domain-containing protein gives MTFLRLSVLVSALVLSAPICAEAQPSPVPSRIRGTIERADGSLLTVKARDGSDLQLRVPDNVPVSGIERITLADIKPGTFIGVAAMPQADGSQKALSVHLFPESMRGTGEGFRPWDLRPNSTMTNATVDQRVTANDGEHLTVKYKGGEKTVVVTPETPIVTYAPGNVAELVPGAKIIAFVNRRSDGSLEASRIGVGRNGLTPPM, from the coding sequence ATGACCTTTCTGCGCCTTTCCGTCCTCGTCTCCGCCCTTGTCCTCTCGGCCCCGATCTGCGCTGAGGCGCAGCCCTCGCCGGTGCCGTCGCGCATCCGCGGCACCATTGAGCGTGCCGATGGATCATTGCTCACGGTGAAGGCCCGTGACGGCAGCGACCTGCAACTGCGCGTACCGGACAACGTCCCGGTCAGCGGCATCGAGCGCATCACGCTCGCCGACATCAAGCCCGGCACCTTCATCGGGGTCGCCGCCATGCCGCAGGCCGACGGCAGCCAGAAAGCGTTGTCGGTCCATCTGTTTCCGGAATCGATGCGCGGCACCGGCGAGGGCTTCCGCCCCTGGGACCTGCGGCCCAACAGCACCATGACCAATGCCACGGTGGATCAGCGCGTCACTGCCAACGACGGTGAACATCTCACCGTGAAGTACAAGGGTGGCGAAAAGACCGTGGTGGTGACGCCGGAAACGCCGATCGTCACTTATGCACCGGGCAACGTCGCCGAGCTGGTCCCCGGCGCCAAGATCATCGCCTTCGTCAACCGCAGGAGCGACGGCAGCCTGGAGGCGTCGCGCATCGGCGTCGGTCGCAACGGCCTGACGCCGCCGATGTGA
- a CDS encoding alpha-hydroxy acid oxidase, translated as MKDITCIEDLRQIHKRRVPKAFFDYVDHGSYAEETLRANRADMEKIKLRQKILVDISRRDLSTTILGEKASLPLILAPVGSTGMQYMDGEIYACRAAQAAGIPYTLSTMSICSIEDVAANVDKPFWFQLYVMKDRGFCKALIERAIAAKCSALVLTVDLQVIGQRHADIKNGLSVPPQLLKLKNVIDFATKPGWVAGVLRSKRRNFGNIAGHLPGSQDLASVSGWVASQFDPSLNWKDVEWIRSIWPGKLIIKGIHDAEDAREAVRTGAHALVVSNHGGRQLDGAPSSISVLPKVVDAVGSQIEVLFDGGIRSGQDLFRALARGAKSCMIGRSYIYGLGAGGQAGVAKAIDIIAQELSTTMGLCGINSIAGITPKSIVED; from the coding sequence ATGAAAGATATCACCTGCATCGAGGACCTGCGCCAGATTCACAAGCGCCGGGTGCCGAAGGCATTCTTCGACTATGTCGACCACGGCTCCTATGCCGAGGAGACACTGCGCGCCAACCGCGCCGACATGGAGAAGATCAAGCTGCGCCAGAAGATCCTGGTGGACATCTCCAGACGCGATCTGTCCACCACCATTCTCGGCGAGAAGGCCAGCCTGCCGCTGATCCTCGCTCCGGTCGGTTCGACCGGCATGCAATACATGGACGGCGAGATCTATGCCTGCCGCGCCGCCCAGGCCGCCGGCATCCCCTACACGCTGTCGACGATGTCGATCTGCTCGATCGAGGACGTCGCCGCCAATGTCGACAAGCCGTTCTGGTTTCAGCTCTACGTCATGAAGGACCGCGGCTTCTGCAAGGCGCTGATCGAGCGTGCCATCGCCGCCAAATGCAGCGCCCTCGTGCTGACCGTGGACCTGCAGGTGATCGGGCAGCGCCATGCCGACATCAAGAATGGATTGTCGGTGCCGCCACAGCTGCTCAAGCTGAAGAACGTCATCGACTTCGCCACCAAGCCCGGCTGGGTCGCCGGCGTCCTGCGCTCCAAGCGGCGCAATTTCGGCAACATCGCCGGCCACCTGCCCGGCTCGCAGGATCTCGCCTCGGTTTCGGGCTGGGTCGCCTCGCAGTTCGATCCCTCGCTGAACTGGAAGGACGTCGAGTGGATCCGCAGCATCTGGCCGGGCAAGCTCATCATCAAGGGCATTCATGACGCCGAGGACGCCCGCGAGGCGGTGCGGACCGGTGCCCATGCGCTGGTGGTGTCGAACCATGGCGGCCGGCAGCTCGACGGTGCGCCGTCGTCGATTTCAGTGCTGCCCAAGGTGGTTGACGCGGTCGGCTCGCAGATCGAAGTGTTGTTCGACGGCGGCATCCGCTCCGGCCAGGACCTGTTCCGGGCGCTCGCGCGCGGCGCGAAGTCCTGCATGATCGGCCGCTCCTATATCTACGGCCTCGGCGCCGGCGGCCAGGCCGGTGTCGCCAAGGCGATCGACATCATCGCCCAGGAGTTATCCACCACCATGGGCCTGTGCGGCATCAACAGCATCGCCGGCATCACCCCCAAGTCGATCGTCGAAGACTGA